Proteins from a single region of Congzhengia minquanensis:
- a CDS encoding CHC2 zinc finger domain-containing protein — MLIEQKDIEKAKSKLGDDNAFIMAELLELNDFDDKNLKACCPYHNEDTASFIYNKKNYSFHCFGCNKTVDIIDILMQKGNTFLRSVKYLFEKAGVKYSFGEQDVKTKRDYRYPQEVPLTDRKNVIDYWGKRGISKNVIDYLDIREDSQGNGVFNYYDTNDVLTLVKYRPAKTIPKKSGQAKTWCQKDADTAPILFNMNRVNTSKPLLITEGETDCASAIEAGYLNTVSVPFGAGNYHWMEENWDWLNGFESILIWADNDEPGEAMKKECIYRLGTWRTKYITTPKYFEKENGKKIPLNDINDCLQVGGADFVMNLISDAKDVPVKSVIDYSEIDELDISQMDGVKTGIKPLDNELLKIFYGSLTILSGRPGSGKSSIIDQAIANTIDTDKSAFLFSKEMPERMSANWFNAIIAGRRNMAEKSSADGRKYYVVPYDIQKQMQSFYSKKLFIYRDDEPNDVASVLKSAEECVRKFGCKLIVLDNLMMLDLHCSESDKNTAQTNLINNLIKFAAKFNVAVVLIAHPRKTQDSNSDIEMYDISGTSNIINLAMRSIGLRRVSKKEKDDPKSKWGKYDVVLTVIKDRLLGKTDFQMGMWYDIVSRRFYTDYDEYDAKFAWDKKIYTEKLPYVDRSLEDEFPDK; from the coding sequence TTGCTAATTGAACAAAAGGACATCGAAAAAGCAAAAAGTAAACTTGGTGATGATAATGCTTTTATAATGGCTGAGTTACTTGAACTTAATGATTTTGACGATAAGAACTTAAAGGCTTGCTGCCCTTATCACAACGAAGACACAGCAAGCTTTATATACAACAAAAAGAATTACTCATTTCACTGTTTTGGATGCAACAAGACAGTTGATATTATAGATATTTTAATGCAGAAAGGAAACACTTTTTTACGATCAGTTAAATATCTCTTTGAAAAAGCTGGTGTTAAATACAGTTTTGGAGAACAAGATGTTAAGACAAAAAGAGATTACAGATATCCTCAAGAAGTGCCTTTAACAGATAGAAAGAATGTTATTGATTATTGGGGTAAGCGAGGTATCTCAAAAAATGTAATTGATTATCTTGATATAAGAGAAGATTCACAAGGTAATGGTGTTTTCAATTATTATGATACAAATGATGTATTGACATTAGTTAAGTACAGACCAGCAAAAACAATCCCTAAAAAGTCTGGACAAGCAAAAACTTGGTGTCAAAAAGATGCTGATACTGCTCCAATATTATTCAATATGAATAGAGTAAACACATCAAAACCTTTACTTATTACAGAAGGTGAAACAGATTGTGCGAGTGCTATTGAAGCAGGGTATCTTAATACAGTAAGTGTTCCGTTTGGTGCTGGTAATTATCACTGGATGGAAGAGAATTGGGACTGGCTAAATGGCTTTGAGTCTATTCTTATATGGGCAGACAATGACGAGCCGGGCGAGGCTATGAAAAAGGAATGTATTTATAGACTTGGCACTTGGAGAACTAAATACATAACGACTCCAAAATACTTTGAAAAAGAAAATGGCAAGAAAATTCCATTGAATGACATTAACGACTGCTTACAGGTAGGTGGTGCAGATTTTGTAATGAATTTGATTTCAGATGCAAAAGATGTTCCTGTAAAAAGCGTTATTGATTATTCGGAGATTGACGAATTGGACATCTCTCAAATGGATGGTGTAAAAACAGGTATTAAGCCATTGGATAATGAGTTATTGAAGATATTCTATGGCTCTCTTACAATATTGTCTGGCCGCCCCGGAAGCGGTAAAAGTTCTATAATAGACCAAGCCATTGCTAACACCATTGATACTGACAAGTCAGCGTTTCTGTTTTCAAAGGAAATGCCTGAAAGAATGAGTGCAAATTGGTTTAATGCCATTATAGCAGGTCGCAGAAATATGGCAGAAAAATCAAGTGCTGACGGCAGAAAATATTATGTTGTTCCCTATGATATTCAAAAGCAAATGCAGAGTTTTTATAGCAAAAAACTCTTTATATACAGAGATGATGAACCAAATGATGTAGCATCTGTTCTTAAATCTGCTGAAGAATGTGTAAGAAAATTCGGTTGCAAACTAATTGTGTTGGACAACCTTATGATGTTGGATTTGCATTGTTCAGAAAGCGATAAAAACACAGCACAAACCAACCTGATAAATAACTTGATTAAATTCGCCGCTAAATTTAATGTGGCGGTAGTTCTTATAGCACATCCCAGAAAAACACAAGACTCAAATTCAGACATTGAAATGTATGATATATCGGGTACATCAAATATTATTAACCTTGCAATGCGTTCCATTGGTCTTAGGCGAGTATCAAAAAAAGAAAAAGACGACCCGAAATCCAAGTGGGGAAAATATGATGTTGTACTGACCGTCATAAAGGACAGGCTTTTGGGCAAAACAGACTTTCAAATGGGTATGTGGTATGACATAGTATCACGAAGATTTTATACAGATTATGATGAATATGATGCAAAATTTGCTTGGGATAAGAAGATTTATACAGAAAAATTACCTTATGTTGATAGGTCGTTAGAAGATGAATTTCCCGACAAATAG
- a CDS encoding single-stranded DNA-binding protein translates to MNKVALVGRLTRDVETNTTAAGKSVARFSVAINRKFKNEEGNYEADFINCVAFSNTADFVSKYFSKGNAIGIAGRIQTGSYTNKDGQKVYTTDVVVEEAEFVESKNASGNTSAPANDVNDFMPVADGDDELPFN, encoded by the coding sequence ATGAATAAAGTAGCATTGGTTGGAAGACTCACAAGAGATGTTGAAACAAACACTACAGCAGCAGGTAAGTCAGTTGCTCGTTTCTCAGTCGCTATTAACAGAAAGTTTAAGAACGAAGAGGGTAACTACGAGGCAGATTTTATCAACTGTGTAGCATTCAGTAATACTGCTGATTTTGTGAGTAAGTATTTTAGTAAGGGTAACGCAATTGGCATTGCGGGCAGAATTCAAACGGGAAGTTATACCAATAAAGATGGACAGAAAGTTTATACAACAGATGTTGTCGTAGAAGAAGCTGAGTTTGTTGAAAGTAAGAACGCAAGTGGAAATACATCTGCTCCTGCTAATGATGTAAATGATTTTATGCCTGTAGCAGACGGGGACGATGAACTCCCTTTTAATTAA
- a CDS encoding AAA family ATPase produces MAFQIKKAKREKIYVKVALMSPSGGGKTYSALRLATGMANEIEKQTGTRPKILLGNTEAKRGYYYADEFDYDIVDIDAPHNPEKYVEFVNFAVSEGYGILIIDSSSHEWEGKGGCLELQQQAGGTYQAWAKVTPRHNKFIEAIADSPIHIIATMRGKDQYEVEKDEKGKTSVKKLGVGAKQRDGFEYEFTCTLLIDQKTHMAETQKDNTHIFENETATLLNETYGEKIMQWANSGEGYTPVVRKDDEDTATTDNIAEIKKEIVATCGALGGTKNEELMTTLKAFVPSGNPNAIKSIDDARKCLEKIQGIKAVQA; encoded by the coding sequence TTGGCATTTCAGATAAAAAAGGCAAAGAGAGAGAAAATTTATGTAAAAGTGGCTCTTATGAGTCCAAGTGGCGGTGGTAAAACATATTCAGCACTTAGACTCGCAACTGGCATGGCTAATGAAATTGAAAAACAGACGGGTACTCGCCCTAAGATTTTGCTTGGGAACACAGAAGCAAAGCGTGGATATTACTATGCAGATGAATTTGATTATGACATCGTTGATATTGATGCCCCACATAATCCTGAGAAGTATGTTGAATTTGTAAACTTTGCTGTTAGCGAAGGTTATGGAATTTTGATTATTGATAGTTCTTCTCACGAGTGGGAAGGTAAGGGTGGATGTCTTGAACTTCAACAGCAAGCAGGTGGTACATATCAGGCTTGGGCGAAGGTTACGCCAAGACATAATAAGTTTATCGAAGCTATTGCCGATAGTCCTATTCATATTATTGCAACAATGCGTGGAAAAGACCAGTATGAAGTTGAAAAAGATGAAAAGGGTAAGACAAGCGTTAAGAAACTTGGGGTTGGTGCAAAGCAGAGAGATGGATTTGAATACGAGTTTACTTGCACATTATTGATTGACCAAAAAACTCATATGGCTGAAACACAGAAAGATAATACACATATCTTTGAAAATGAAACCGCAACGCTTCTTAACGAAACATACGGCGAAAAGATTATGCAATGGGCAAATTCCGGTGAAGGATATACGCCCGTAGTAAGAAAAGACGATGAAGACACTGCTACAACAGACAATATTGCAGAAATTAAGAAAGAAATTGTTGCAACTTGTGGTGCTTTGGGTGGAACGAAGAACGAGGAATTGATGACAACATTAAAGGCATTCGTTCCAAGTGGAAACCCCAACGCAATTAAATCAATAGATGATGCAAGGAAATGTTTAGAAAAAATACAGGGAATTAAGGCAGTACAGGCGTAA
- a CDS encoding radical SAM protein, producing the protein MELLGRYVNGNVRTMIFADGTKVRETDDDEFMPAYAENIDIKICNRCDRGCKFCHEGSTPDGKLGDILNENFVDTLHPYQEVALGGGNVLEHPDLISFLQKLKERKVIANITLNQVHFEKNIEVVENSINEKLIYGLGVSLVNPTSEFIEKISKFPNAVIHVINGILKPSDVELLGNKGLKMLILGYKNLRRGSEWLAEDHENIVVKQMWLKENLADIVNKFKVLSFDNLAIEQLDVQRLFTKEKWDEFYAGDDGKNTYYIDMVERKFARSSTAPFNKRYDLMDSVDEMFTVIRKETKK; encoded by the coding sequence ATGGAATTATTAGGAAGATATGTGAATGGAAATGTGAGAACAATGATTTTTGCAGATGGTACAAAGGTTAGAGAAACTGACGATGACGAATTTATGCCAGCTTATGCAGAGAATATAGACATAAAGATTTGTAATCGTTGTGATAGGGGGTGTAAATTTTGTCACGAAGGTAGTACACCGGACGGTAAGTTAGGTGATATTCTCAATGAAAACTTTGTGGACACGCTGCATCCGTATCAAGAAGTTGCTTTAGGTGGTGGAAATGTATTAGAACATCCTGATTTAATTTCATTCTTGCAGAAACTTAAAGAGAGAAAAGTCATTGCAAATATCACATTGAACCAAGTTCATTTTGAGAAAAATATTGAAGTTGTAGAGAATAGTATAAATGAGAAACTGATTTATGGTCTTGGTGTATCACTTGTAAATCCTACATCAGAGTTTATTGAGAAGATTAGCAAATTCCCAAATGCAGTTATTCATGTAATCAATGGTATATTAAAGCCTTCAGATGTTGAATTATTGGGGAATAAAGGATTAAAGATGTTAATTCTTGGATACAAAAATCTGAGAAGAGGATCTGAATGGTTAGCAGAAGACCATGAAAATATTGTTGTAAAACAGATGTGGTTGAAAGAAAATCTTGCAGACATTGTTAATAAATTCAAAGTATTGAGCTTTGATAATCTGGCAATCGAGCAGCTTGATGTACAGAGATTATTTACTAAAGAAAAATGGGATGAGTTTTATGCAGGCGATGACGGTAAAAATACTTACTATATTGATATGGTAGAGAGAAAATTTGCAAGAAGTTCTACTGCTCCATTTAATAAGCGATATGATTTAATGGATTCAGTGGATGAAATGTTTACTGTTATTAGAAAAGAAACAAAGAAATGA
- a CDS encoding macro domain-containing protein, producing the protein MTYKEEYRDLFSVPEDYYLAHCISADFGMGKGIVIEFNERFDMKRKLQKTYPDYINQWHHNRMIGDCIQQDRVFNLITKERYWMKPTYESLKAALVKMKDLCSEIYVTKLAMPVIGCGMDRLQWDKVSEIIKDVFNNVSIEILVCKQ; encoded by the coding sequence ATGACTTACAAAGAAGAATATAGAGATTTATTTTCTGTTCCAGAAGATTATTATTTAGCACATTGTATCAGTGCAGATTTTGGAATGGGTAAAGGAATCGTTATAGAATTTAATGAACGATTTGATATGAAGAGAAAGTTACAGAAGACTTATCCTGATTATATCAATCAGTGGCATCATAACAGAATGATTGGTGATTGTATTCAGCAAGATAGAGTATTTAATCTAATTACCAAAGAAAGGTATTGGATGAAGCCTACTTATGAATCTCTAAAAGCTGCTTTAGTAAAAATGAAAGATTTATGTAGCGAAATTTATGTAACAAAGTTGGCCATGCCGGTTATTGGTTGTGGGATGGACAGATTACAGTGGGATAAGGTTTCTGAAATTATCAAAGATGTTTTTAACAATGTAAGCATTGAAATTTTAGTGTGCAAACAGTGA
- a CDS encoding tRNA(His) guanylyltransferase Thg1 family protein translates to MPVHDDLGIRMKTFYEQIPKTKLMRRTPVAIRIDGKAFHTFTRGFHKPFDEILMKTMQETTKFLCENIQGCVLGYTQSDEITLILIDYQKFTSAAWFDYEVQKLCSISASMATIAFNQAFESNVFNFEDMQPNDFAEHEWSRLLEVYRNAIDKGAMFDARCFNIPKEEVTNLIYWRQLDASRNSIQMVGQANFSHKELQNKSCNDIQDMLMTHKGINWNDLPIYQKRGSCCVKERYEDYNDIDSTDSSVPIRTRWIIDKDIPIFKGDGREYIDRLVNVGEE, encoded by the coding sequence ATGCCGGTACATGATGATTTAGGTATTCGTATGAAGACATTCTACGAGCAGATACCGAAAACTAAGCTAATGAGAAGAACGCCAGTTGCCATCCGCATTGACGGAAAGGCGTTCCACACATTTACAAGAGGATTTCATAAACCTTTTGATGAGATTTTAATGAAGACTATGCAGGAAACCACAAAATTTCTTTGTGAAAATATTCAAGGATGTGTACTCGGATATACGCAGTCTGATGAGATCACATTGATTTTGATTGATTATCAGAAGTTTACAAGTGCTGCATGGTTTGATTACGAAGTACAGAAACTTTGCTCTATTAGTGCAAGTATGGCGACAATAGCTTTTAATCAAGCATTTGAAAGTAATGTTTTTAATTTTGAAGATATGCAACCAAATGATTTTGCCGAACATGAATGGAGCAGGTTATTAGAAGTTTATCGAAATGCTATAGATAAAGGTGCTATGTTTGATGCACGTTGCTTCAATATCCCAAAAGAAGAAGTGACTAATCTCATATATTGGAGACAGTTAGATGCTTCTCGTAACAGTATTCAGATGGTGGGACAGGCTAATTTCAGTCATAAAGAGTTACAGAATAAGTCTTGTAATGATATTCAGGATATGTTGATGACTCATAAAGGTATCAATTGGAATGATTTGCCTATATATCAGAAACGTGGAAGTTGTTGCGTTAAAGAAAGATATGAAGATTACAATGATATTGATTCTACAGACTCTAGTGTGCCAATTAGAACTCGATGGATTATCGACAAAGATATTCCGATTTTCAAAGGCGATGGCAGAGAATATATAGATAGATTGGTTAATGTTGGCGAGGAATAA
- a CDS encoding DNA adenine methylase has translation MIDKIKCRKRIGCDIHKQLIELLKYAQEHETELPERILENEYKEVKQNKENYPDWYLGLVGFCASFGAKYFGGYARDSKDDNSGKWSAGAIRNLKKQISNIKDVKFINLNFQSLPLDKIKNYVIYCDIPYRGTTKYATDSFPYEEFYEWVKVASVNNTVLISEYSMPDDFTCIWQKETKTLLDSNKSKADKNNIRIEKLFTYIK, from the coding sequence ATGATTGATAAAATTAAGTGTAGGAAAAGAATAGGTTGTGATATACATAAACAGTTGATTGAATTATTAAAATATGCACAGGAACATGAAACGGAATTGCCAGAAAGAATTTTAGAGAATGAATATAAGGAAGTTAAGCAGAACAAAGAAAATTATCCAGACTGGTATTTAGGTCTTGTAGGATTTTGTGCGAGTTTCGGTGCTAAGTATTTTGGTGGATATGCAAGGGATTCAAAAGATGACAATAGTGGCAAATGGTCTGCTGGTGCAATCAGAAATTTAAAGAAACAGATTTCTAATATTAAGGATGTTAAATTTATAAATTTAAATTTTCAATCGCTACCATTAGATAAAATCAAAAATTATGTTATTTATTGCGACATTCCTTATCGAGGAACTACTAAATATGCTACCGATTCTTTCCCATATGAAGAATTTTATGAGTGGGTTAAGGTAGCAAGTGTAAATAATACAGTTTTGATAAGCGAATATTCTATGCCAGATGATTTTACTTGTATTTGGCAAAAAGAAACTAAGACGTTGTTGGATAGTAATAAATCAAAAGCTGATAAAAACAACATAAGGATTGAAAAACTTTTTACATATATCAAATAA
- a CDS encoding YopX family protein, with the protein MREILFRGKRYDDKNLILSDSIMQTSYGCVNLWHEGKWIEVIPRTVGQYTGLKDKNGTKIFEGDIVQTNKFFLSVGLNAKYVIEYDVEIACFIGTMQKGCVKHFTTFQNDSDQFEVIGNIHDNPELLNGED; encoded by the coding sequence ATGCGTGAAATACTATTCAGAGGGAAAAGATATGATGATAAAAATTTGATTTTAAGTGACAGTATTATGCAAACAAGTTATGGCTGTGTGAATTTATGGCATGAAGGGAAATGGATTGAAGTGATCCCCAGAACAGTCGGGCAATATACGGGTTTGAAGGACAAAAACGGCACGAAGATATTTGAGGGGGATATTGTTCAAACGAATAAGTTTTTTCTGTCTGTTGGTCTTAATGCAAAATATGTTATTGAATATGATGTGGAAATTGCTTGTTTTATTGGAACAATGCAAAAAGGTTGCGTTAAACATTTTACAACATTTCAAAACGATAGCGACCAATTTGAAGTAATCGGCAATATCCACGATAACCCGGAACTGTTAAATGGGGAGGATTAG
- a CDS encoding DUF551 domain-containing protein gives MNNWISVKDRLPTWKDGKVLIYTCYGISVAEKTVNGKWQGKHATQKHITHWMPLPEPPKEAEEK, from the coding sequence ATGAATAACTGGATAAGCGTCAAGGACAGGCTGCCAACATGGAAAGACGGTAAAGTCCTTATCTATACTTGTTATGGTATAAGTGTAGCAGAAAAAACAGTCAACGGCAAATGGCAAGGAAAACACGCAACACAAAAACATATTACCCATTGGATGCCACTGCCGGAACCGCCTAAGGAGGCTGAAGAAAAGTGA
- a CDS encoding DUF6774 domain-containing protein: MNPCELVTLISSLACAISKTFSAEEISILAAVFTQLGDSLATILAAGKLCGREDED; the protein is encoded by the coding sequence TTGAATCCATGTGAATTAGTAACTTTAATATCTTCTCTCGCTTGTGCTATTTCCAAAACATTCAGCGCAGAGGAAATTTCTATTCTCGCCGCAGTCTTTACTCAGCTGGGAGATTCCCTCGCTACTATCCTTGCCGCTGGGAAATTGTGTGGGAGAGAAGACGAGGATTGA
- a CDS encoding DUF6551 family protein — protein sequence MKVFGGKAIKTNKIKPNYANISLESLHYAPYQRKPKGELVKAIANNFDWDLFGVISVSYRDGKYWIVDGGHRVAGLSLKDKSAKVLCCVWEGLSYEEECAKFLKFNSQRNSLNAAEKFHAKVEEGNPEAIDIVAIMKKFNFSYAGSNITNCDIIKPINAVEYIYSKYGSEVLNNTLGIIKSTWLGDKESLTCKVLKGMSTFLNEYQTINFTILRRALDGISPKDLEIEAIVKAGINKKKISLSGGQCKFYHICLAIRDLYNENAPKGKRIA from the coding sequence TTGAAAGTATTTGGTGGAAAGGCTATAAAGACAAATAAAATCAAACCAAATTATGCAAACATTTCATTGGAAAGTTTACATTATGCACCATACCAAAGGAAGCCTAAAGGAGAGTTGGTAAAGGCAATTGCTAATAATTTTGACTGGGATTTATTTGGGGTAATTTCTGTGAGTTATCGTGATGGCAAGTATTGGATTGTAGATGGTGGGCATCGTGTTGCTGGGCTTTCCTTAAAAGATAAATCGGCTAAAGTTTTATGCTGCGTATGGGAAGGTTTATCTTATGAAGAGGAATGTGCAAAATTTTTAAAATTCAATTCTCAAAGAAATTCATTAAATGCGGCAGAAAAATTTCATGCCAAAGTAGAAGAAGGAAATCCTGAAGCCATTGATATTGTAGCTATTATGAAAAAGTTTAATTTTTCATATGCTGGCTCTAATATAACAAATTGCGACATAATTAAACCTATTAATGCAGTTGAGTATATCTATTCAAAATATGGTTCTGAAGTTTTAAATAATACACTTGGTATTATTAAAAGCACGTGGCTTGGAGATAAAGAATCATTAACTTGTAAGGTTTTAAAAGGTATGTCAACATTTTTAAATGAATATCAAACGATAAATTTTACAATTTTAAGAAGAGCTTTAGATGGAATATCTCCAAAAGATTTAGAGATTGAAGCAATTGTGAAGGCGGGAATAAACAAAAAGAAAATTAGTTTGTCTGGAGGCCAATGTAAGTTTTACCATATTTGTTTGGCGATACGTGATTTGTATAACGAAAATGCCCCTAAAGGGAAAAGGATTGCTTAA